A genomic stretch from Betaproteobacteria bacterium includes:
- a CDS encoding SRPBCC family protein, producing the protein MKRSIAVVAALLLPSLAWAQAKELSTTQTIRIKGSPEEVWTYVGDFGGLARWFPPAASTRLVLKSRSEEGAIRELIRRNGTKVFEKLTEYDPYNMRLTYTYVDGAVMASDYFATVQVKDAGNGETEVVWSGRFTRLNYWQDPAAEGQDDATVTKFFTNAYKAGLDALKKAVEEN; encoded by the coding sequence ATGAAACGATCGATTGCAGTCGTGGCGGCATTGTTGCTGCCGTCGCTGGCCTGGGCGCAGGCGAAAGAACTGTCCACGACCCAGACGATCCGGATCAAGGGTTCGCCCGAGGAAGTGTGGACCTACGTCGGCGACTTCGGCGGTCTCGCACGCTGGTTTCCGCCAGCGGCATCGACCCGGCTGGTACTGAAGTCGCGCAGCGAAGAAGGCGCGATCCGCGAACTGATCCGCCGCAACGGGACCAAGGTATTCGAGAAACTGACTGAATACGATCCCTACAACATGCGCCTCACCTACACGTACGTGGACGGGGCCGTCATGGCCAGCGACTACTTCGCGACGGTCCAGGTGAAGGATGCCGGCAACGGCGAGACCGAGGTCGTGTGGAGCGGCCGATTCACCCGTCTCAACTACTGGCAGGATCCGGCCGCGGAAGGTCAGGACGATGCCACGGTCACCAAGTTCTTCACCAACGCCTACAAGGCAGGATTGGACGCACTCAAGAAGGCCGTGGAAGAGAACTGA
- the alaS gene encoding alanine--tRNA ligase, which translates to MKSSEIRHRFLEYFRRNGHAVVSSSPLVPGNDPTLLFTNAGMVQFKDVFLGQDRRPYTRATTSQRCVRAGGKHNDLENVGYTARHHTFFEMLGNFSFGDYFKREAIEFAWGFLTKELQLPENRLWVTVHSDDDGAARIWLDDIHVPADRLVRIPTNDNFWQMGDTGPCGYCTEIFFDHGPGVAGGPPGSPDADGDRYIEIWNLVFMQFNRDEKGELHPLPRPSVDTGMGLERISAVMQGVHSNYDIDLFQDLIAAAARATHSDDLESNSLKVIADHIRACSFLITDGVIPGSEGRGYVLRRIIRRAIRHGYKLGQKQPFFHTLVSELSRVMGEAYPELPASRAKVEQVLKQEEERFAETLEHGMEVLETALTKEDRMLDGDTVFKLYDTYGFPLDLTADIARERGFTVDIAGFQTAMEQQRERARAASKFSMQSGVEYRGDATEFHGYDTLRIEDARVLAIYREGTSVPAVENGDEAVIVLDRTPFYAESGGQVGDSGELVSGNGTFAVADTLKIQADVFGHKGRVETGRITLGDTLVAQVDAEDRQRTAYNHSATHLMHSALRSVLGMHVQQKGSLVTSERTRFDFSHGQPLTSEEIAQVEALVNREIRRNVSVEARRMKYDEAIKAGAMALFGEKYGDEVRVIGMGEFSTELCGGTHVKRSGDIGFFKVVAESGVAAGVRRIEAVTADGALAFAQAQERQLNDIAGLLKAGPSELGSRLAQVVDNVKAMEKELARLKSRLAASQGEDLASAAVDVKGVKVLAASMEGADGKALRETVDKLKDKLGSAVIVLGSAESADKVTLIAGVTADLTGKVKAGELVGHVAAQIGGKGGGRPDMAQGGGTDAGKLAGALASVAEWVKSRT; encoded by the coding sequence ATGAAAAGCAGCGAAATCCGTCACCGTTTCCTCGAGTACTTCCGCCGCAACGGTCACGCGGTCGTGTCCTCGTCACCGCTCGTGCCCGGCAACGATCCCACGCTGCTGTTCACGAACGCAGGCATGGTGCAGTTCAAGGACGTGTTCCTCGGTCAGGATCGCAGGCCCTACACGCGCGCCACCACGTCGCAGCGATGCGTGCGGGCGGGCGGCAAGCACAATGACCTCGAAAACGTCGGATACACGGCACGCCACCACACCTTCTTCGAGATGCTGGGCAACTTCAGCTTCGGCGACTACTTCAAGCGCGAGGCGATCGAGTTCGCGTGGGGTTTTCTCACCAAGGAACTGCAACTGCCGGAGAACCGGCTGTGGGTGACGGTGCATTCGGACGACGACGGTGCGGCCCGCATCTGGCTGGACGATATCCACGTTCCGGCCGACCGGCTGGTTCGCATCCCGACGAACGACAACTTCTGGCAGATGGGCGATACCGGCCCCTGTGGATACTGCACCGAGATCTTCTTCGACCACGGACCGGGTGTGGCCGGCGGGCCTCCGGGTTCCCCCGATGCGGACGGCGACCGCTACATCGAGATATGGAACCTGGTGTTCATGCAATTCAACCGGGACGAGAAGGGCGAGCTGCATCCCCTGCCGCGTCCTTCCGTCGATACGGGCATGGGCCTGGAGCGCATCTCCGCGGTCATGCAAGGCGTGCACTCGAACTACGACATCGATCTCTTCCAGGACCTCATCGCTGCCGCGGCCCGCGCGACGCACAGCGACGATCTCGAGAGCAATTCCCTCAAGGTGATCGCCGATCACATCCGTGCCTGCAGCTTCCTGATCACCGACGGCGTCATTCCCGGCAGCGAAGGCCGTGGCTACGTGCTGCGGCGGATCATCCGCCGGGCGATCCGCCACGGCTACAAGCTGGGCCAGAAACAGCCTTTCTTCCATACGCTGGTGAGCGAGCTGTCGCGTGTCATGGGGGAGGCGTATCCCGAACTGCCGGCTTCCCGCGCCAAGGTCGAGCAGGTGCTGAAGCAGGAGGAGGAGCGGTTTGCCGAAACCCTGGAGCACGGCATGGAGGTGCTCGAGACGGCGCTCACCAAGGAAGACCGCATGCTGGACGGCGACACGGTCTTCAAGCTCTACGACACCTACGGATTCCCCCTGGATCTCACGGCCGATATCGCGCGGGAGCGTGGATTCACGGTGGACATCGCCGGATTCCAGACCGCGATGGAGCAGCAGCGGGAACGCGCACGCGCTGCGTCGAAGTTCTCCATGCAGTCGGGTGTGGAGTACCGCGGCGATGCGACGGAATTCCATGGCTACGACACGTTGCGCATCGAGGATGCGCGGGTGCTGGCGATCTACCGCGAGGGGACATCCGTACCCGCGGTGGAGAACGGAGACGAAGCCGTGATCGTGCTGGACCGCACGCCTTTCTACGCGGAGTCCGGCGGACAGGTCGGCGATTCGGGCGAGCTCGTCTCGGGAAATGGCACGTTCGCCGTTGCCGATACGCTGAAGATCCAGGCCGACGTGTTCGGGCACAAGGGGAGGGTCGAGACCGGCCGCATCACCTTGGGTGACACGCTGGTCGCGCAGGTCGACGCGGAGGACCGCCAGCGAACGGCCTACAACCATTCCGCTACCCATCTGATGCATTCGGCTCTGCGTTCCGTTCTCGGCATGCACGTCCAGCAGAAGGGTTCCTTGGTCACGTCCGAGCGTACCCGCTTCGATTTCAGCCACGGCCAGCCGCTGACGTCCGAGGAGATTGCTCAGGTCGAGGCGCTCGTCAACCGCGAAATCCGCCGCAACGTCTCCGTCGAGGCGCGGCGAATGAAATACGACGAAGCCATCAAGGCTGGTGCGATGGCGCTATTCGGCGAGAAGTACGGAGACGAGGTCCGCGTGATCGGCATGGGCGAGTTCTCCACCGAGCTTTGCGGCGGAACGCATGTCAAGCGCAGTGGTGACATCGGGTTCTTCAAGGTCGTTGCCGAGTCCGGCGTGGCCGCCGGCGTCCGACGCATCGAGGCCGTGACGGCAGACGGAGCGCTGGCCTTCGCTCAGGCGCAGGAACGACAGCTCAATGACATCGCCGGGTTGCTCAAGGCGGGGCCCTCCGAACTGGGCAGCCGGCTCGCCCAGGTGGTCGACAACGTGAAGGCCATGGAGAAGGAACTGGCGAGGCTCAAGAGCAGACTCGCCGCGTCCCAGGGCGAGGATCTGGCCTCCGCTGCGGTCGACGTGAAGGGTGTCAAGGTGCTCGCGGCTTCCATGGAGGGCGCGGACGGCAAGGCGCTGCGAGAGACGGTGGACAAGCTCAAGGACAAGCTCGGATCCGCGGTGATCGTGCTGGGCAGCGCCGAATCTGCAGACAAGGTCACGCTCATCGCCGGGGTCACGGCCGATCTCACCGGCAAGGTGAAGGCAGGCGAACTGGTGGGGCACGTCGCCGCGCAGATCGGAGGAAAGGGCGGCGGGCGGCCCGACATGGCACAGGGCGGAGGCACGGACGCAGGCAAGCTGGCAGGGGCCCTGGCGTCCGTCGCCGAGTGGGTCAAGAGCAGGACATGA
- the recX gene encoding recombination regulator RecX → MTLGLRSRALSMLARREYARAELKKKLETHAGQDDDVDGLLDELERSGYLSDARFGEQLARRHGGRHGALKLEQALRSRGVTESVVESVVAAAREDEPARALAVLRRKYAAPPEGMDEWARQARYLRNRGFGLDVIRQVLRTPFEL, encoded by the coding sequence TTGACCCTCGGTCTGCGAAGCCGTGCCCTGTCCATGCTGGCCCGCCGCGAGTACGCCCGGGCAGAACTGAAGAAGAAGCTGGAGACGCACGCCGGCCAGGACGACGACGTGGACGGGCTCCTGGACGAGCTGGAACGTTCCGGTTATCTGTCCGATGCCCGCTTCGGCGAACAGCTGGCCCGCCGCCACGGGGGCCGGCACGGCGCGCTCAAGCTCGAGCAGGCGTTGCGAAGCCGGGGCGTGACCGAGTCTGTCGTCGAGTCGGTGGTGGCGGCAGCACGCGAGGATGAACCGGCGCGTGCTCTGGCGGTACTCAGAAGGAAGTATGCTGCGCCGCCCGAAGGCATGGACGAATGGGCAAGACAGGCGCGGTACCTTCGCAACCGCGGCTTTGGCCTGGACGTGATCCGCCAGGTGCTGCGGACGCCCTTCGAACTGTAA
- the recA gene encoding recombinase RecA, with protein sequence MDDNKAKALAAALSQIEKQFGKGSIMRLGENDISQDIQVVSTGSLGLDLALGIGGLPRGRIVEIYGPESSGKTTLTLQVIAEAQKLGGTAAFIDAEHALDPQYARKLGVNVEDLLISQPDNGEQALEIADMLVRSGSIDVVVIDSVAALTPKAEIEGEMGDQLPGLQARLMSQALRKLTANIKRSNTLVIFINQIRMKIGVMFGNPETTTGGNALKFYASVRIDIRRTGSIKKGEEVIGSETRCKVVKNKVAPPFRVADFDILYGEGISRQGEVIELGVLHRIVEKSGAWYAYKGDKIGQGKDNAREYLKEHPDTAREIEQRIREAVGVAEPVAAEED encoded by the coding sequence ATGGATGACAACAAAGCCAAGGCGCTCGCCGCCGCCTTGTCTCAGATCGAGAAGCAGTTCGGCAAAGGCTCCATCATGCGTCTGGGCGAGAACGACATCTCGCAGGACATCCAGGTTGTCTCCACGGGCTCACTCGGGCTGGATCTTGCCCTCGGCATCGGCGGCCTGCCCCGCGGCCGGATCGTCGAGATCTACGGACCGGAATCGTCGGGCAAGACGACGCTCACCCTGCAGGTCATCGCCGAGGCACAGAAGCTGGGCGGCACCGCCGCCTTCATCGATGCGGAGCACGCGCTCGATCCCCAGTACGCTCGCAAGCTGGGCGTCAACGTGGAAGATCTGCTGATCTCCCAGCCGGACAACGGCGAACAGGCCCTGGAGATCGCGGACATGCTGGTGCGCTCCGGCTCGATCGACGTGGTGGTCATCGATTCGGTCGCCGCTCTGACACCCAAGGCCGAGATCGAAGGAGAGATGGGCGACCAGCTCCCCGGATTGCAGGCCCGTCTGATGAGCCAGGCACTGCGCAAGCTCACGGCCAACATCAAGCGTTCCAACACCCTGGTCATCTTCATCAACCAGATCCGCATGAAGATCGGCGTCATGTTCGGCAATCCGGAAACGACGACCGGAGGGAACGCGCTCAAATTCTATGCGTCGGTACGGATCGATATCCGCCGGACCGGGTCCATCAAGAAGGGCGAGGAAGTGATCGGCAGCGAAACCCGCTGCAAGGTGGTGAAGAACAAGGTTGCGCCGCCGTTCCGCGTGGCTGATTTCGACATCCTCTATGGAGAGGGCATCTCCAGGCAGGGCGAGGTCATCGAACTGGGGGTGCTCCACCGCATCGTGGAGAAGTCCGGTGCCTGGTACGCGTACAAGGGCGACAAGATCGGGCAGGGGAAGGACAACGCCCGCGAGTACCTGAAAGAGCATCCCGACACCGCCCGGGAGATCGAACAACGCATCCGGGAGGCCGTGGGAGTGGCCGAACCCGTGGCCGCGGAAGAAGATTGA